The genome window CCGAGGTTGCGGAAGACGAGTTTGTGCTCGGGGAAGCGGGCGTGGAGGAGGACTTCGAAGTCCGGGAAGTAGAGCATCCGTTCGGCGAGGGTGTTGCCGATGAGGACGACGGTTTCGCCCGGCTTGATTTCGAGAGTTTTGGGGGCTTCCGCGCGGGCGATGCCGGCGGAGGCGGAGCCGAGGGCGAGCGCGGCGCACGCCAGCCGAGTCCACAATCGCGTCATATCGAGTGCTTTCTGTGCGACAGAGAAGAATCAGGATGGGAGAGCTCGCATTGTGGCTCGCTGATGCGAGGGAGACAATCGTGTGGGGAGGGGAGTGGCGAGGCTTAAGGCGGAAGGCTGAAGGTAGACCGGAGGGCCGGTCTCGCGACTTATGCTTGGAGAGCGTGCCCGGCGGACGGGTGTCCTTTGCGCAAACCGATGTCATTCGCCCACCGGGTCCAGGGCGGATGCCCTGGTGGGGGATGCAAGGGGGGCAGCCCCCCTTGCCCGCCGGAGGCCTGGCCGTCGAGAGTTGTCTGAAGGAGTGAGTGTCCAGGCGCGGTTCGGTGCGAGATGCCCCCCTCACCTCTTCGCGTCGACCGTGTCCGATTGGCCCCCAGAACGACTTCACCAGCGAGGCAGGAACGTGTGGACACGTCGGCGTCGAACGACTGCGGCCTGGGCCGGGGTGGGGTTAGCGGTCTTGTTCTCGCTGATGGTGACGTTCTACCGGACCCCGTTTGATCCACTCGACGCCGGCCGATGGCCTGTCAGCGGACAGTACGTGGGGCAGACGAAGCCATCCCTTTACGAACGGTTCGGCCCTCCCTCGCACGAACGCGAGGGATACTACGGAAACCCCGGGGTGGACTACGCCGGACAGCACAGCCCTTCCATCACGGCGACCTACATTCGTTCGACGGGCGTTCTCCACCTTGGATTTGAATCCGTTGGCGGCGCGTGGGTTTGCTATTCGTCGGACTGGATGCCCAATGGATGGGGCTTCTGAGATCAGAACGTGGCCCTCATCAAGCGGGGCCCCTCGGCCGCTTCTCAATCGGCATCGGCGTTTCTCGGCTGTTGGCTGGTGCGTCCCCAGCTTCCCGATGCGATGTACACGAAGATCGCTGCTGCGGGATTCTTGCCTCCGAAGACTTGTGAACGAGCGGCAGATCGACTGCCGTGGCCCGATCGACTCTGAGAACAGAAGGGGGCCGTTCTGAGCAGCTGTGTGTTCGCGGTGCGTCGTTCACGGGACGAATGCGCAACACTGCACGTCGTCCGGCCGTCCCTCTGAGAGCGTCTTCACTCTATTGATGATTGCAAGTTCTGTCTCACCCCGGCGAGCTGCCATCTGCCGCGGCACTACGAGCATCACCCGCTTACTGCTTCCGCTCAAACCAGACGTTCGTCAGGCGGCCAGGGAAGCGGCCGCGGGGGCCTTCGCCGACTTTGAGTTCCAGGCCTTCTGTCGTCAGGGAGAGTTCCGGCACGTCCGCTTCGGCGACGAGTTCGTCGTCGACGGTCAGGCGGAGCTTTTGACCCTGCCGCTCCGCCAGGATTTCGTGCCAGCCGGGGCCGAGTTCGCGGTCGTGCGTGAGAAGGGCGCCGGCGGACATTGACCAGACTTTGCCTGAGGGGAGTGCTGTGGTGAAGAGGCGGCCCTGGTAGGTCGCCATCGTCCAGACGCGGCGGAATTTGACGTCCGGGGTTTCGTCGAGCTGTTTGAGACGCGTCCAGGTTGTGTCGCTGTCATGGCGGTAGACTTCGGCTTTCGGCAGCGTTCCGGCGTAGAACGCGCCATTGTGGACGAGCATCCCCATGACCTCCTGCTCTTCCCCGAGGCGGCCGGTGTCGAGCCAGCGGTCGGCGGGACCGAGGCGATAGACCTTCCCGCTGGGCCAGGTGCTGACGTGCAGCGCGTTCTGCCAGGTGGCGAAGGAGTAGTTCTGCGTGACGTCCTGATCGACGAGGCCGAGGTCCGTCCACTCGGTGCCGTTGAAACGGTAGACCGCGCCGCTGTCGTAGCTGGTGGCGTAGAGGTGGCCGCCGTGGACTCCCAGGGCGTTCACGCGGCGGCCGCCGGGGGTGGGGAGGGATGTCCAGGTTTTGCCGCCGTCGTACCGGAAGAAGCCGGCCGGGCGGTAGAGAGACGAGGCGTAGAGTTTGCCGTCGTAGGTGACGAGGGCGGCGACCGCTTCCGTTTGCGGAAGTTCGCCGACCAGCTCCCATTCGCCGGGGCGGACGAAGCGGTAGACCTTGCCCCCCGGAGTCGCGTTGGTCGATTCCGTGAGCGCGGAGCCAGCGAGGCGGTACTTTCCGGTTCCGGCGTAGAGCTGACCTTCGAAGGCGGCGAGCGCGGTGACGGTGTTGGAACTATCGAGCTGGCCGAGCGGCTCCCATTTCCCGGGACCGGCGTAGCGGTAGACCTGACCGGGGGCGTCGCCGGTTTCGCAGGTGCCGACGTACAGGTTCCCGTCGTGGACGGCGATCGAGAACCCGAGGATGGCCGCCCCGGGGCGGCCTTCATCGCGCCAGGTCGGCTCGGTTCCGGCGTCGATGCCGAACTGCAGCTGTCGCCAGTTGGCCTGGCTGGTGGTGCTGCCGGTGTTGTTCCGCAGGCCGAGCGTGAAGCCGTGCCGCGTTTTGGGGTTCCAGAGGCTGACGAGGTCCCCCTGGTCGTGAGAGGCCGTGTGGTCCGCTTCGATGGAGATGTGGACCTTGAAGTCGGATGTGTCCAACGCCGGCATCTGCGATGACGTGACCGGTCCGTCTTTGAGCGGCTCGAGGATGGTCTCCGGGTTGATTTCAGAACGGTCCAGTATTCCGGGAACCGGGTCAGCAGCCGGCACAGGCATCGCGGCCGCTCCGACGGCCAGTATGACCAGCAGTTGCGGAACCAGACGGACAACGAGGAATCGACTCTGTCGCAACATCATGCCGGCTGCCCCTCAAGGCCGTGATGGAGAACTCGCGCGAGCCTGGCGACCTCCGGGCGTCGATTCTGGAGCACGGTGATCGGATTGCACAGCGACCTCGCCGTCGATTCCTCCGGACGGCGGCGCGGGCCTCGCTTTCGCGACTCAAGCGGGCTGCGCGGTCCAGGTCAGAAACGCGTCGAGGATGGCTGTGAGCTTCGATTCATCGCCTGCCCCGCGCCAGACACCCGATTCGACCGAGCAATCCAGCCACTGCGAGCCGATCGGATGACCGTCTGCACCGATGTGGTTGGCAATGGGGACAAAGCGTCTTGAGGCGAGCGCTGTTCCCGTCAGGTCGATGCGGACGATCCAGCCGGGATTGTCGCACGTCTCGATGCGGATCCCGTAGTGATGTTCCCAATCGCCGTCGCACTGTGCGCGATACCACTCACTCAAGGCGGCTAGCTGGTCCATGACATCTCCCACGTCGTGGCGACGGTTCCTCTCGATCAGACGCTATGGCTGGCGAAGGTTGCTGCGCCATACGGCCTGGAGACAGTTTGACGAGCATTCGGAGGGAGAAGCGGCTCTCCAAGTACAACGTGTACTCAGTTGTCCAGCTGGCGAAAGCGAAGATCATATCCCGCCTGGGAAACAATCTTCCCCGCTTCCCTCATGAACGCTTGCGCGATCTCGGGCTGCTCATATTGTCCGACAACCTGAATCGTAACCGTTCGCTCAGTCGCCGTCGGATAGAGCTCATCGAGTTCTCCTCCTTCGATGAAGCGGAGATAGGCGTTGATCTTGTCCTGAAGCAACTGCAAATGGCCCGCCTCGTCGTCCCAGTCCAAATGGTCTGAGATGCACAAGATCGCGGCGCCGGTTGCCGGATCGCTTCCGATGACGTCGATAACGTCTGGTTGATCAATGGACATGGGCGACTCGTTCCTGGGTGGCCAGCCAGGCCCCCCATCTCCATTACTTCGCCGGCAGCGCCTGGATAGCGTCCGCGATGACGTGGCCGTCCGCATTGATGTTGGCGATCTCGACCGCCGACTTACCATTGAGCTCGAACGTCCCGAGCGAGGTCCACACGTTGTCGATCTTCGGAGCCTTCTTCTGGTTGACCGTCACCAGATCGGTGCCGCCGGCGTGGTAGATAGTGACCGGGACGTTGGAGGCGCGGTTGCCGTTGGCCGTGTAGCTCATGCGGAGCTCGTACTGGCCGGGCTTCGTGATCGGCAGCTCGTAACGGACTTTCTTTTCCCCCACCGCCTCATGCGCGTCGTGGGCGTATCCCTCGCCGACATAGCCGTGGATCGTGGTGCCGATCGGCCAGTCGCCGGTCTTCTTCGCGTCCGCGTCGTCGACGACGATTCCGGGGAGCTTCTTCGGATCGAGCGGCGGTTGGGACGGGCCGCGGCCGGCGGGGATCGTCAGGACCTGGCCCTGGGCGTCGAGATGCTTGCGGAGCCGGGCGTACTCCAGGTCCTGAACCGCGATGCCGTCGTCGATGCAGAGACTGGCGGCGGTGGCGGCCGATTCGCCGAGGATCATGAACACCGGCTCCATCCGGATCGAGCCATAAGCGATGTGCGAGCAGGAGAGGCAGACCGGGACGAAGAGGTTGGTGCACTCCTTCTTCTTCGGCACGATCGCCTTGTAGGAGATCAGGTACGGGCCGCCGGGGCTGACCTGGACGTCCCCTTCGTTGCGGACGTGGCCGGTCTCGTCGACGAACCGCTGGCAGTTGTGGGAGTCCATATTGTAGGAGCCCATCCCGACCGGATCGGGACAGATCCTCTGGCGGCGGCAGTCCTGCTCGGTCTGGACGTAGTCGCCGATCATCCGGCGGCCTTCGCGGATGTAGCACCAGAAGGGAAAGTGGCCGTTGTCGGTGAACTCGTCTTTGGCCCAGCCCCAGCGGGAGACTTCCTTTTTGATGTTCTCCGGGACGCGGTCGTGCGTGGCCAGGACCCAGAACAGGCCGCGGACGTACATCTCGTGCAGCTTGAGGATCTCTTCCCGCTGCTCGTCGTCGCCGTCCGGGTAGTCGTAGTTCATGCTGATGAAGTCGGTCGAGACGGCGTGGTTGTTGTTCACGTCCGTCTTCCGGTTGGGCATCATCCCGATGGAGAGCGGCAGCCGCGGATCGCCCGCCTCGAAGTTCCGGAACAGCAGTTCGAAGTACTGCGGGTCGTAGCCCTCGGGCTTGGCGAACGGAACCTGATTCTCCTTGTTGTCCGTGATGCAGACGCGGTAGTTGTAGGCCTGCATCCGATTGTCCTCGGATCCGGCCGGAGCGAGCGTGGGGAAGATGCCGGGGAGCAGTCCGCTGGTCTTGTCGCCCGGCTTGACGAACGGGTCGACCGGCTTGATGAACTGGTGCGATCGCGAGACCTGGACGCCGTTGATCGTTTCGCCGTACTTCTCATTCGACTCGCGGCCGATCGAGTACCAGACCTCGGCGGCCTGCATCAGGTCCCCCTCGTAGGTCGTGTCGATGAACTGCTTGCCGGCGAACGTTTTGCCGGACTTCGTGGTGAGGGAGACGATCCGGGCGCCCTCTTTTTTTACGCCGTTTTCGCGCTCGAGCCATTCGCCGAGGACGATGTCGACTTTGACTTCGCCGAGCATGGCTTTGAGGGTCGCTTCGGCGACTTTGGGTTCGAAGGTCCACATGGCGTCATCGGCGGCGCGGAATGGCTTGTAGTTGTCCCGCTTCTCCTGGACCCAGGCGGCGTCGTTCTCGTAGTGCTTTTTGATTCGCTGGTAGAAGTTCCGCGACAGGCCGCCGATGACGGACTTGTCTCCGGAGTCGGTGGAGCCGAGGCCGCTGACGGTCAGGCCGCCGAGGTGCTGCTTGGGCTCGATGAGGACGACCGATTTTCCCATCCTGGCGGCCTGGATGGCGGCGGCGACGCCGCCGGAGGTGCCGCCGTAGATGACGACGTCGTAGGACTTGGTTTCGGCCGCGGCCGCGGGGAGAGAGCAGGTCGCGAAGAGCAGCCATCCCGTGGCGACAATCAGTCCGATCGAGCGGAGCATCTCAAACCCCCGTGTGTGCGACGTTGTGCGACCGGCCCGCAGGCCATCGGGACGTCGTGGGGACACAATAGTGAGCGGACCTCGGATCGGCCAATCCGCACGCAACGACTTCGCGCCGGCCGACGAGGGAGTCTGAACCACAGAGAGTGCGGAGACTCACAGAGGGAGAGGGAGAATGGGGGCCACAGATGAACACAGATACACACAGATCAAGGCAGGGGAATGCCGACCTCACAGCCTGGTCTGTCCTGCCTCCGGATTAGTGAAAATTAGCGGAGATCAGTGTTCCTCCCTTTCTTTTCTTGAAAGCGATTGGGAACACTCATTGTCGCTAATGATCGCTAATCCGGAGACGTCTCTTTCTCGGTGATCTTTCCGCGTCTCTCTGTGGTTCAAAAAGGACCGCGCAATCCTCTGTCATCAGCTTGGCCGCCCGAAGCGCGAGCGAGGAGCGAATTCCCTCGCTCGCGCTTCGGGCTAGTGTGAGCATCCAAACAGCCCCTGACACCGAATACCTGGCCTCTGACACCTCCCACGCTACTTCAGCGTCGACAGGTACTCGACGAGGTCGCGGAGGTCGGTGAGCGACATCTTCTTGACGATGTCGCTCGGCATGCCGCTGATTCCTTTGGCGGTCTCGTCGATCTCGTCCTTGGCGATCGTCACGACGCTGCCGTCGGCGAGCATGAGCTTGAGTTCCTTGTCGGTCGACTCCTTGACGATGCCGGAGTAGCTCTGGCCGCTGGTGGTGAGGACGATCAGGGACTCGAAGCCTTTGGCGATCGCCTTGTTGGGGACAACGATCGACTCCAGGAGATACTCCCGCGGCTTGTCCTGGGCGATCTTCGTCAGCTCCGGACCGACCGCGCCCCCTTCGCCTCCGGCGGTGTGGCAGCGGCGGCAGGAGAGGTCGCCGCGGCCGAAGAACAGCTCGCGGCCGCGCTCGGCGTTTCCTCCGAGCAGAGCGACGCGGTAGCGGGCGACTTCATCGTCGGCCGGGAGGGTCTTCTCCCAGGCTTCGACCATGGACTTCAGGTCCGGCCGGGCTCGTCCCGCTTCGAGGAGGTCGAGCTGGATGGCCGGCTCGACTTCGCCTTTGGCGAGGCGATCGAGCCAGGACTTCAGGACGTCGTCCGCCTCTTTCGACTTGCGGGCCGCGAGGTCGGCGATGGCCGCCTGCTTCTCCGTGGCGTCGCCGGAGTCGAGGGCTTTGCTGAGGAGGGGGACCGCTTCTTCGGGGCGGACGCGGACGATGGCGCGACGGGCCTGGATTCGGACGAGCTTTTCGGGATCGGTGAGGAAGGTCGAGGCGAGGTCGCCCGCTTTGGGGGACTTCAGGTCCGAGATCGCCTGGAGGGCGGCGGCGCGGGCTTCGGCGGAGTGGGAGGTGTCGGCGAGGATCCCGGCGAGGACCGGTCCCACTTCCTTGATGCCGTACTGCGCCGCGAGGCTGGCGGAGGCCTTGCGGATGGCGTCGCCGCCGGTGAACAGGCCGCCGAGGACCGGCTTGAGAGCGGCCGCGACGTCGTCGCCGTTGTGCTTGGGACGCGGGCGATGCTCTCCGGTCACACGGTCGAGGAGGACTTCATTGGGCCAGAGCTTAAGTTCTTCGATTGCCTCCTGCCGCAGGTTGGCGGGGAGGTCGGGATCGGCGGCGAGGCGGGCGACGCGCCCGGCGGCTTCGGCGGTGCCGAGTTGGAAGTTGGCGGCCAGGGTCCGCCGGACGAGGCCGTCCTGCAGGTCTTTCGGGAGGCTTGAGGTCGATCGGCTGGCGAGGGCGGCGAGGGCCGGCCAGGCATCGCGGATTCCTTCGTCGTAGATGGCCCGCGCGGCTTCCACGAGGATCTGCGGATCGACGTCGTTCAGGAAGCGGGACAACTCGGGGGACTTCTGACGGCGGAGGGCGACCACGCCGCCGAGCCGTACGGCGGCCACGGGATGCCGGGCGAGTTCCGCCAACGCCGCGGCCTTGGTCGACCGGGCGAGAGCGAGCGTTGCGGCGTGGCGAATGACTGGGTCGCGGTTGGCGTTCTCACGGAGGACTTCGCACAGCGGGTCGAGGAACGAGCCGCCGTCTAGCAGGCCGCGCTCGACAAGCTGTCCCACCGCCAGAGCGGCCAGGCTCCGGACGCGGAGCGAGTCGTCGCGGAGGAGCGCGGTGAGATCGCTCGTGGCATCGGCGGCGGGCTGGCGGGCCGAGTCGCCGAGGACGCGGGCCGCCTGGGCCCGGATTTCCGGATCGGCGTCCTTGAGGAGCACTGTGAGCTGCTTCTGGGCCGGGGCCGAGCCGCCACGAGCGCGCTGGCCGAGACCCCAGATGGCGTGACGCCGAACGACGTCACTGGCGGGAGCGGCGGTGAGGTGGACCAGTTCTTGTTCAAAGCCGTTCTCGGCCATCGCGATCTGGGCTTCGAGGCGGACGCGGCGGTCGGCGTGGCTCAGGAGGCGGCCGAGCTCGTCGGCATTCCGCTGAGTGAAACCTTCCCGCATGAGTGTGGCGGCGTTGGCGATCGCCGGGTTCTTGGCTGCTTCAGGAGCTTCGAAGCGGTAGATCCGCCCTTTGCCGAGGCCCGACCAGCCGTTGACCCAGTCGGAGAGATAGAAGCCGCCGTCGTAACCGAACTCGACGTCGGTGGCGAGAATGTGCCACAGGAACTCGTGGGCGTCCGTCATCTCGAACGTCGCACCGTTCGGCTTGAGACCAAAGGAGCGGACGCCGCTGTTCCCCGGCTGGCCGCGGAAGTCGACGAGGAAGAAGTGACCCTGGTAGCGGTCGGGCAGTCCGACGCCGGGATAGTAGGCCAGACCAGAGGGACCGTCCGAAAAATTGGCGATCGGCGGGACGGTGTAGGCGACGTGGTCTTCTTTGTACGGGTGCCAGATCCGTTCCCGGTTCCACGGGCCGCGGTCGGCGAGGTACTGGTAGTACATCCGCCAGCCGATATCGCCCCCTTCGACGATGTAGGTCCAGCGGGCTTTGTCACCGCCGTCAGAGTTGTTGTCGCAGGTGAAGAGGTTGCCGTGGTCGTCGAACGCCAGCTCCTGCGGGTTGCGGAGGCCGTGGGCGAAGACTTCCAGATGCGACCCGTCCGGCTCGCAGCGGAAGACGGCGCCGGTGTCGGGGCGGACGAGCTTTTTTCCTTCGAAATCGATGTTGTAGCCGCGGTCGCCGATGCTGAAGTAGATCCGGCCGTCCGGTCCGAGCGTCAGGCCGTGGAGGTCGTGAC of Planctomyces sp. SH-PL14 contains these proteins:
- a CDS encoding immunity 53 family protein, with protein sequence MDQLAALSEWYRAQCDGDWEHHYGIRIETCDNPGWIVRIDLTGTALASRRFVPIANHIGADGHPIGSQWLDCSVESGVWRGAGDESKLTAILDAFLTWTAQPA
- a CDS encoding DUF6572 domain-containing protein: MSIDQPDVIDVIGSDPATGAAILCISDHLDWDDEAGHLQLLQDKINAYLRFIEGGELDELYPTATERTVTIQVVGQYEQPEIAQAFMREAGKIVSQAGYDLRFRQLDN
- a CDS encoding FAD-dependent oxidoreductase, which encodes MLRSIGLIVATGWLLFATCSLPAAAAETKSYDVVIYGGTSGGVAAAIQAARMGKSVVLIEPKQHLGGLTVSGLGSTDSGDKSVIGGLSRNFYQRIKKHYENDAAWVQEKRDNYKPFRAADDAMWTFEPKVAEATLKAMLGEVKVDIVLGEWLERENGVKKEGARIVSLTTKSGKTFAGKQFIDTTYEGDLMQAAEVWYSIGRESNEKYGETINGVQVSRSHQFIKPVDPFVKPGDKTSGLLPGIFPTLAPAGSEDNRMQAYNYRVCITDNKENQVPFAKPEGYDPQYFELLFRNFEAGDPRLPLSIGMMPNRKTDVNNNHAVSTDFISMNYDYPDGDDEQREEILKLHEMYVRGLFWVLATHDRVPENIKKEVSRWGWAKDEFTDNGHFPFWCYIREGRRMIGDYVQTEQDCRRQRICPDPVGMGSYNMDSHNCQRFVDETGHVRNEGDVQVSPGGPYLISYKAIVPKKKECTNLFVPVCLSCSHIAYGSIRMEPVFMILGESAATAASLCIDDGIAVQDLEYARLRKHLDAQGQVLTIPAGRGPSQPPLDPKKLPGIVVDDADAKKTGDWPIGTTIHGYVGEGYAHDAHEAVGEKKVRYELPITKPGQYELRMSYTANGNRASNVPVTIYHAGGTDLVTVNQKKAPKIDNVWTSLGTFELNGKSAVEIANINADGHVIADAIQALPAK
- a CDS encoding PVC-type heme-binding CxxCH protein, with product MRRSFTLISPLSIVVCGLLSLGLAATFAAEPAYNPPIAPASNEAELSLKGFQIPKEMTGSVWAAEPLLANPVAIAIDEQGRLFVAETFRQEKGVEDNRSHMNWLNDDLSLQTVEDRAAMFRKHLGDKVAGYGKEHDRIRRLVDTDGDGKADQSTVYADGFNDILDGTGAGLLARRGIVYFTCIPKLWMLKDTNNDGVAEEKTALHHGYGVRVAFRGHDLHGLTLGPDGRIYFSIGDRGYNIDFEGKKLVRPDTGAVFRCEPDGSHLEVFAHGLRNPQELAFDDHGNLFTCDNNSDGGDKARWTYIVEGGDIGWRMYYQYLADRGPWNRERIWHPYKEDHVAYTVPPIANFSDGPSGLAYYPGVGLPDRYQGHFFLVDFRGQPGNSGVRSFGLKPNGATFEMTDAHEFLWHILATDVEFGYDGGFYLSDWVNGWSGLGKGRIYRFEAPEAAKNPAIANAATLMREGFTQRNADELGRLLSHADRRVRLEAQIAMAENGFEQELVHLTAAPASDVVRRHAIWGLGQRARGGSAPAQKQLTVLLKDADPEIRAQAARVLGDSARQPAADATSDLTALLRDDSLRVRSLAALAVGQLVERGLLDGGSFLDPLCEVLRENANRDPVIRHAATLALARSTKAAALAELARHPVAAVRLGGVVALRRQKSPELSRFLNDVDPQILVEAARAIYDEGIRDAWPALAALASRSTSSLPKDLQDGLVRRTLAANFQLGTAEAAGRVARLAADPDLPANLRQEAIEELKLWPNEVLLDRVTGEHRPRPKHNGDDVAAALKPVLGGLFTGGDAIRKASASLAAQYGIKEVGPVLAGILADTSHSAEARAAALQAISDLKSPKAGDLASTFLTDPEKLVRIQARRAIVRVRPEEAVPLLSKALDSGDATEKQAAIADLAARKSKEADDVLKSWLDRLAKGEVEPAIQLDLLEAGRARPDLKSMVEAWEKTLPADDEVARYRVALLGGNAERGRELFFGRGDLSCRRCHTAGGEGGAVGPELTKIAQDKPREYLLESIVVPNKAIAKGFESLIVLTTSGQSYSGIVKESTDKELKLMLADGSVVTIAKDEIDETAKGISGMPSDIVKKMSLTDLRDLVEYLSTLK